Proteins encoded in a region of the Scomber scombrus chromosome 16, fScoSco1.1, whole genome shotgun sequence genome:
- the LOC133996488 gene encoding tripartite motif-containing protein 16-like codes for MAQRDQLDRETISCSICLDLLKDPVTIPCGHSYCMSCIKGFWDGEDQRKIYSCPQCREAFTPRPVLKKNTMFAALVEQLKKTGLQAAPADHCYAGPEDVACDVCTGRKLRAFKSCLTCLMSYCENHLQSHFESTKLKKHKLVEPSEKLQENICSSHDEVMKIFCRTDKKCICYLCTMDEHRGHDTVPAAAERTERQRELEVSRLNIQQRIQDREKHVKLLQQEVKAVIRSADKAVEDSEKIFTQLIRLLQKRSSDVKQQIRSQKETEVSRVKELQEKLQQEITELKRKDAELKQLSHTEDHNQFLHNYPSVSQLSEPTDSSSINIRPLRYFEDVTAAVSELRDKLQDVLRDKWTNISLTEMEVDVLLSEPEPEPKTRAGFLKYSSEITLDPNTANTWLLLSEGNRNVECMSERQSYSSHTDRFTDHYQVLSRESLTGRCYWEVEWRGGVNVAVTYKNISRAGTESLFGRNDKSWSLDCYPNWGEFRFNNSRTRVSGPVSSRVGVYLDHRAGILSFYNVSETMTLLHRVQTTFTHPLYAGLWVHCEATAELCKLK; via the coding sequence atggcgcagagagatcagctggaccgagaaaCAATCAGCTGttccatctgtctggatctactgaaggatccggtgactattccttgtggacacagctactgtatgagctgtattaaaggattctgggatggagaggatcagaggaagatatacagctgccctcagtgcagagaggccttcacaccgaggcctgtcctgaagaaaaacaccatgtttgcagctttagtggagcagctgaagaagactggactccaagctgctcctgctgatcactgctatgctggacctgaagatgtggcctgtgatgtctgcactgggaggaagctgagagccttcaagtcctgtctgacgTGTCTGATGTcatactgtgagaatcacctccagtctcactttgaatcaaccaaattaaagaaacacaagctggtggagccctcagagaagctccaggagaacatctgctctagtcatgatgaggtgatgaagatattctgccgtacagataagaagtgtatctgttatctgtgtaCTATGGATGAACATagaggccacgacacagtcccagctgcagcagaaaggactgagaggcagagagagctcgaggtgagtcgactaaacatccagcagagaatccaggacagagagaaacatgtgaagctgcttcaacaggaggtgaaGGCCGTCATtcgctctgctgataaagcagtggaggacagtgagaagatcttcactcagctgatccgtctcctccagaaaagaagctctgatgtgaagcagcagatcagatcccagaaggaaactgaagtgagtcgagtcaaagagcttcaggagaagctgcagcaggagatcactgagctgaagaggaaagacgctgaactgaagcagctctcacacacagaggatcacaaccagtttctacacaactacccctcagtgtcacaactcagtgaacctacagactcatccagcatcaatatccgtcctctgagatactttgaggatgtgacagcagctgtgtcagagctcagagataaactacaggacgtCCTaagggacaaatggacaaacatctcattGACAGAGATggaagtggacgttttactgtcagaaccagaaccagagcccaagaccagagctgggttcttaaaatattcaagtgaaatcactctggatccaaacacagcaaacacatggctgttattatctgaggggaacagaaatGTAGAGTGCATGAGTGAACgacagtcttattctagtcacacagacagattcactgatcattatcaggtcctgagtagagagagtctgactggacgttgttactgggaggtggagtggagaggaggagttAATGTAGCAGTcacatacaagaatatcagcagagcaggaactGAATCTCTATTTGGacgtaatgacaaatcttggtctttagATTGTTACCCTAACTGGGGTGAATTTCGCTTCAACAACAGCAGAACTCGGGTCTCAGGTCCtgtttcctccagagtcggagtgtacctggatcacagagcaggtattctgtccttctacaacgtctctgaaaccatgactctcctccacagagtccagaccacattcactcaccctctctatgctggactttgggTTCACTGTGAAgccacagctgagttgtgtaaactgAAATAG